The Prosthecobacter fusiformis sequence GTGGACTTGCCCGAGGGGGATGGTTCTCTTCACTTGGCGCATTTGAAATGCCAAGTCTGTCAGTCCACAGTGTGATTTTTGCGATTGAATCACGGGCTTTTGAGAGGCTGTCAGAATGTAGAGCAGCCAACAAGCCATTTGTTCACACTCATTTCTTTTTTGTGAAGAACTTGTGGGTGACGAAGGTGTGACCTGAAGTCAGCACCCGGGCATAAAAAAACCGCACTGGGTTACCAGTGCGGTTCGTTGAAGGATTCGTTCGAAATAAATTAAGACCCAGAGATGGCATCAGAGCCGCGCTCACCCGTGCGGATGCGAACGGCTTCGATAACATCGCTGACGAAGACTTTGCCGTCACCGATCTTGCCGGTGTTGGCTGCCTTTACGATGGCATCCACGACAGTCTCACTGCGGGCGTCTTCGACAACGACCTCAATTTTCACCTTCGGGAGGAAGTCCACCGTGTATTCAGAACCGCGGTAGATTTCAGTATGGCCCTTTTGGCGGCCGAATCCTTTGACCTCAACGACGGTCATTCCTTCCACTCCCACTTCAGAGAGAGCTTCTTTGACGTCCTCGAGTTTGAAGGGCTTGATGATCGCTTCGACTTTTTTCATGGCTGTCGCTATTAGATGTGTGGTTTGGCGGATTGCAACGACGAGAGAGAATCATTTGTGATTTTCTCACGACGTAGATCGTAAAACTTGATCAAGCCAAATTCGTGCCAAGTTTTAATAATCGTTCTCCGATACCCAAACACACGACTCTTCTTCCTCCAAAACCGTAAGACTGCTGCGATCAAGCTCGAATGATGATTGCAGTTTCTCTCGCAACTGCTCCTAATTGAATCTTTCCCTGCCCCGACCCCGACTGCATGAGCCCCGACACCGCCGCCCCCCCTCCGAGCAAGCGCCGTGTTTTCGCGTCCCGGCTTTTCAGCACCCTGCTCTTATGGGGAGCACTTTCCGTCGCCTTTAAGTGGCAGAGCGACTGGCTGCTGATCGCCATCACAGGTTTTTTCGGTGTGGCTGGTGCGGTGGAGTATTATCGCCTGCTCCGGTCAGAGACACACGCCCGGTCTTTCAACATGCTGGGCCTGGGGATTTGCCTGGCCTACTGGGCCACGATGACATGGTGGGTCATCACTGTTAAAAAAGCACCGCCCATGTGGCTGGAGCTGGCAGCGCTCACCGCTAGTGTACATGGCGCATTCCTCCTGTGCTACCGGCATCAACTGGAAGGTACCGCGACCCTGCAGCGCATCTTTTCCACCGTTTTTGGCGTGGTCTATACAGTCATCTTCTTCGGCTTCATCGCCCGCCTGATGTATTTTAAAGGAGATGGTGAATCCGCCACGGGCATGTTTTTGGTGATCTATCTGGTCATGGTCACGAAGTTCAGTGACATGGGTGCCTATGCTTTTGGGGTGGTCTTTGGGAAGCATAAGATGATCCCGCACATCAGCCCGGCGAAATCCTGGGAAGGCCTGGCAGGTGCTTTCATCACTTCATTCCTGGCGGCCGTCATCATGCTGTGGTGGAAGCCGGTCGAACTCCTGCCACTGACCTGGGTGCATGGACTCATCCTGGCCCCCATCCTCTGCGCAGCGGGGATCACCGGAGATCTGGCGGAATCGGTCATCAAACGCTGCACTTCCATCAAAGATTCCGGTCATGCCTTTCCCGGCATCGGCGGTATTCTGGACCTGACAGACAGCCTGCTTTTCACCGCACCGGTTTTTTATTTTTACCTGGAAGCCATCTCGGCTTGAAGCATCGAAAGCAGCATGGCAACCCGTCGCAAAGTACTCCTCCTCGGTTCCACCGGCTCCATCGGCACCAGCGCACTTAAAGTGGCACAAGACATCCCTGACCGGATGGAGATCGTGGGCCTAGCAGCGGCCCGTAGTGTCGAGGCCCTCGTCGCCCAGGTTCATGAAACTGGGGTCAAACACGTCGCGCTGACGGATGACGCGGCTGCAGCTAAAGCGCGCACGCTTTTGCCTGATGACGTGACCCTGCATGTAGGCAGCCAGGGCCTGGTGGATCTGGTGCGTGCCAGTGATGCGGACATGGTGCTGGTGGCCATCGTCGGTGTGGCCGGGCTGGCTCCAGCACTGGCAGCCATCGAAGAAGGCAAACATCTGGCCGTGGCCAGCAAAGAAATCTTGGTCATGGCAGGCGAGGCCGTCATGGCTGCGGCCAAGCGCAAAGGGGTCCATGTGCTGCCTGTGGACAGTGAGCATAACGCCATTTTCCAATGCCTGGAAGGCCACCGCTCCAGTGACGTACGCCGCCTTTTAGTCACAGCCAGTGGCGGTCCCTTCCGCCAGCTACCAGCAGACCAGCTTTCGCAGGTGACAGTGGCGCAGGCATTGAAACACCCGACCTGGAGCATGGGGCGGAAGATCACTATTGATTCCGCCACCTTGTTTAACAAAGGCCTGGAGATGATCGAGGCCCGCTGGCTCTTCGATGTTCCCATGAGCCAGATCGAGGTCGTGGTGCACCCCCAGAGCATCGTCCACAGCATGGTGGAATTTGTGGATAACAGCGTCATCGCCCAGCTCAGCCATAGCGATATGTGCTTCCCCATCCAGTATGCGGTGACCTGGCCTGACCGTGTGCCGAATAATCTGCGCCCCCTCGACTTTGCCCAACTGGCCTCCCTTCATTTTGAGGCCCCGCGCACCCAGGATTTTCCTGCGTTGGATCTGGCCCGTCATGCCGGGGAAACGGGAGGCACCCTGCCAGCCGTCCTCAATGCAGCCAATGAAATCGCCGTTGAAGCTTTCTTGAATGAGCGCACCTCTTTCCCTGCCATCTGGCAGACAGTCGCCCGCGTGATGGAGAAACACAGCGTCATTCAGCATCCTGATTTGGCTACCTTGATTGAGGCAGATGCTTGGGCTCGCCGTGAGGCCGCCCTGTAAAAAGAATAGGCCACCGGTTTTCACCGGTGACCAAATTCAAAGTTGACGATTCAGGCTGATTACAACCCCAAAGAACGCAACAGATAGGAATCAATCGAACCTGTCACAGGCAGGCGGCGGTCACGCTGGTAACGGGCGATCGAAGCCCTGGAACCAGGCCCGATAGAGCCATCAATGGGGCCGTTGTAATATCCGCGTTTGGCTAGCTCACGCTGCACGGACATTTCCGTGGAGCTGTAAGAGGAGCCCCAGTATTGACGCGGCACACGCTCACGGCTGCTGTAATAAACCACACCCGAACCCTGGTAATAATAGTTGGCGTTCGGTGGGCCGTAATAGTAACCGCGACCTGCATACCCGTTACCCAGGGTCACCACAAACTTACTGCGAGGATGGGCGAAAAAACGGCGACGGTCATCGTCGTCACGGCCACGATCATGATCATGATCATGATCATGGCGGTCGTCATGACGGTCAGGGCCGCCTTTTTTGAAGAAGCTGGAGCCCTTGGAGCCTTTGTCCGGGCCGCGCTTGTCATCCTTATCTTTAGCCTGGGAATCAGGAGTGAAGGCAAGGAGAGCGATGGCAGCCAGAGCAGCAGTAGCAATATTTCGTTTCATTGAATGAAGGGGGGTTTTCATAAGCGCTGAGTTGGAGCGAAGAGTCTCCATCTTTATTCGAATGATCTTCATCTTTTGGTGGTGACCATCGCTTTTACTTTAGCCGCACCCCGTTTTGATCTAGACTCCCATTACAGAAAAAAG is a genomic window containing:
- a CDS encoding P-II family nitrogen regulator gives rise to the protein MKKVEAIIKPFKLEDVKEALSEVGVEGMTVVEVKGFGRQKGHTEIYRGSEYTVDFLPKVKIEVVVEDARSETVVDAIVKAANTGKIGDGKVFVSDVIEAVRIRTGERGSDAISGS
- a CDS encoding peptidoglycan-binding protein, giving the protein MKRNIATAALAAIALLAFTPDSQAKDKDDKRGPDKGSKGSSFFKKGGPDRHDDRHDHDHDHDRGRDDDDRRRFFAHPRSKFVVTLGNGYAGRGYYYGPPNANYYYQGSGVVYYSSRERVPRQYWGSSYSSTEMSVQRELAKRGYYNGPIDGSIGPGSRASIARYQRDRRLPVTGSIDSYLLRSLGL
- a CDS encoding phosphatidate cytidylyltransferase — protein: MSPDTAAPPPSKRRVFASRLFSTLLLWGALSVAFKWQSDWLLIAITGFFGVAGAVEYYRLLRSETHARSFNMLGLGICLAYWATMTWWVITVKKAPPMWLELAALTASVHGAFLLCYRHQLEGTATLQRIFSTVFGVVYTVIFFGFIARLMYFKGDGESATGMFLVIYLVMVTKFSDMGAYAFGVVFGKHKMIPHISPAKSWEGLAGAFITSFLAAVIMLWWKPVELLPLTWVHGLILAPILCAAGITGDLAESVIKRCTSIKDSGHAFPGIGGILDLTDSLLFTAPVFYFYLEAISA
- a CDS encoding 1-deoxy-D-xylulose-5-phosphate reductoisomerase; this translates as MATRRKVLLLGSTGSIGTSALKVAQDIPDRMEIVGLAAARSVEALVAQVHETGVKHVALTDDAAAAKARTLLPDDVTLHVGSQGLVDLVRASDADMVLVAIVGVAGLAPALAAIEEGKHLAVASKEILVMAGEAVMAAAKRKGVHVLPVDSEHNAIFQCLEGHRSSDVRRLLVTASGGPFRQLPADQLSQVTVAQALKHPTWSMGRKITIDSATLFNKGLEMIEARWLFDVPMSQIEVVVHPQSIVHSMVEFVDNSVIAQLSHSDMCFPIQYAVTWPDRVPNNLRPLDFAQLASLHFEAPRTQDFPALDLARHAGETGGTLPAVLNAANEIAVEAFLNERTSFPAIWQTVARVMEKHSVIQHPDLATLIEADAWARREAAL